One region of Vigna angularis cultivar LongXiaoDou No.4 chromosome 10, ASM1680809v1, whole genome shotgun sequence genomic DNA includes:
- the LOC128194407 gene encoding elongation factor 1-gamma 3-like, whose amino-acid sequence MDESKKVANPELEKPKEEGEEEDPKPKPKNPLDLLPPSKILLDEWKRLYSNTKTNFREVAIKGFWDMYDPEGYSLWFCDYKYNDENIVSFVTLNKVGGFLQQMDLARKYAFGNMLVIGSQTPFKVKGLWLLRGQEIPQFVIDECYDMELYEWTKVDIYDKTQKERVNRIIEDYEAFEGEPLPDATCFN is encoded by the exons ATGGATGAGTCGAAGAAAGTGGCTAACCCAGAGCTAGAGAAGCCCAAAGAAGAGGGAGAAGAAGAGGATCCCAAGCCCAAACCCAAAAATCCCCTTGATCTTCTTCCTCCAAGCAAGATTTTATTGGATGAGTGGAAAAGACTATACTCAAACACCAAGACCAACTTCCGCGAGGTTGCAATCAAAG GATTTTGGGACATGTATGATCCAGAGGGTTATTCTCTCTGGTTCTGTGATTACAAATACAACGACGAAAACATTGTTTCCTTTGTGACATTAAACAAGGTTGGTGGTTTTCTTCAGCAGATGGATCTGGCTCGCAAGTATGCTTTTGGAAACATGCTTGTAATTGGATCACAAACACCATTTAAGGTGAAAGGGTTGTGGCTTTTGCGTGGGCAAGAGATTCCACAATTTGTGATTGACGAGTGTTATGATATGGAGCTGTACGAATGGACCAAGGTTGACATCTATGACAAAACTCAAAAAGAGCGGGTGAATCGGATAATTGAGGATTATGAAGCATTTGAGGGAGAGCCTCTTCCAGATGCTACGTGCTTCAACTGA